In the Streptomyces sp. cg36 genome, one interval contains:
- a CDS encoding IclR family transcriptional regulator codes for MSEAATVRTPTGAQAVQRALEVLHAFHDNGPDLSASDLSRRLGLPVSTAHRLARTLVGAGFLEQDPHTARYRLGPAMTELGRLSYHQRGLHLAAPELADLAARTGARADLALRSGPHAVTVAGGPVPPLAGLRRPLRSTAPGRVLLAWPKPGEPAAPDRESADVRADGFARDEGESAAGTEYGLRTLAVPVLDRSGHARFALSLRAAPAVLGDERLGWFLARARACAQALEILLLPPAERRPPGP; via the coding sequence ATGAGCGAGGCCGCCACCGTGCGGACACCGACCGGCGCGCAGGCGGTGCAGCGCGCCCTGGAGGTGCTGCACGCCTTCCACGACAACGGTCCGGATCTGAGCGCCTCCGACCTCTCCCGGCGCCTCGGCTTACCCGTCTCCACCGCGCACCGGCTGGCCCGCACCCTGGTCGGCGCGGGCTTCCTGGAGCAGGACCCGCACACCGCGCGCTACCGGCTCGGCCCCGCCATGACCGAGCTCGGCCGCCTCTCCTACCACCAGCGCGGGCTCCATCTGGCCGCGCCGGAGCTGGCCGACCTGGCCGCGCGCACCGGGGCCCGCGCCGATCTCGCCCTGCGCAGCGGCCCGCACGCGGTGACCGTGGCGGGCGGCCCGGTGCCGCCGCTGGCCGGGCTGCGCCGCCCGCTGCGCTCGACCGCGCCCGGCCGGGTGCTGCTGGCCTGGCCCAAGCCCGGTGAACCGGCCGCCCCGGACCGGGAGTCGGCGGACGTACGGGCCGACGGCTTCGCGCGCGACGAGGGCGAGAGCGCCGCCGGGACCGAGTACGGGCTGCGCACGCTGGCCGTGCCCGTGCTCGACCGCTCGGGCCACGCCCGCTTCGCGCTGTCGCTGCGGGCCGCGCCCGCCGTGCTGGGCGACGAGCGCCTGGGCTGGTTCCTGGCCCGCGCCCGCGCCTGTGCGCAGGCCCTGGAGATCCTGCTGCTGCCCCCGGCGGAGCGCCGCCCGCCCGGCCCGTGA